The Bacteroidota bacterium genome includes the window ATGCTGTTTCATCTTTTTGGAATAATGGGCTTCCATCCCTTCGGGAAAGATTTTCTTCTTGAAGGAAGCACCAGCAAGCGATTGGCAATTGTGGGAAGTGAAGAAGAATACAAAAGAGTGTTCGCGCTTATAAAAGAATCTTCTCTCAAATCAAACTTTATCGGCTTTGTTAATTCAGATGCTGGTAACTGGCAACTGGCAACTGGCAAACAGCAAGAAACATATTTAGGAAAGTTCTCTCAGTTAAACGAAATCATAGACATCTACAAAATTGACGAAGTAATTTTCTGCGCGAAGAATATTTCTTCAGAAAAAATTATTGACGCGATGAGTTTGCAGGGAAATGAAGGAGTAGAATTTAAAATCGCTCCGCAGGAAAGTTTTTCCATCATCGGAAGCAATTCTATTGACACGGCTGGCGACCTTTACACCCTTGATGTGAACTCGATGAACAAACCTTCCAATCGCAGAAAAAAGAGAATCATAGATATTTTCTTTTCGATACTTTTTGTTTGCCTGCTTCCTGTTTTAATTTTCATTGTAAAAAATCCGTTGAACTATATTGCAAACATTTTCAAAGTGCTGTTTGGTTTTAATTCGTGGGTGGGATACGGAGAAAATCTGAATTCTGAATTCAGAATTCAGAATAACAGCCGGAAAGGAATTTTATCTCCTGCTGATTCCTTGAAATCAAATCACGTGACTCAAGAAATTGCCGAACGACTGAATAAAATTTACGCGAAGGATTACAGCGTACGCAATGACATGAATATCCTGCTAAAGGGAATTAGAAACCTAGGAAGAGCGTAAAACAATTCTTCTCCTCTATTTCTCTATTTCAAAACCTTCTGCACAAGGTCAGCGGCTTCCTGCAATTCAATAGCCGAATGCACCTTGAGACCTGAGTTATCAATAATCTTTTTTGCTTCCACCGCATTGGTTCCCTGCAGGCGCACAATGATGGGCACAGAAATGTTGCCCATGTTTTTGTAAGCATCCACAATGCCCTGCGCAACACGGTCGCAGCGCACAATGCCTCCGAAAATATTTACAAGGATTGCTTTTACATTCGGGTCTTTCAGAATAATACGGAATGCAACTTCAACACGCTGAGCGTTTGCGGTTCCACCAACATCTAAAAAGTTTGCCGGCTCTCCGCCAGAAAGTTTGATGATGTCCATGGTTGCCATGGCAAGCCCGGCACCGTTCACCATACAGCCCACGTTTCCATCGAGCTTTACATAGTTGAGTTCGTGTTCACCGGCTTCCACTTCGGTTGGGTCTTCTTCCAGTTTATCGCGCATGGCAGCGTAATCAGGATGGCGGTACAATGCGTTTTCATCAAGCGCGACTTTTGAATCAACCGCAACAATTTTATTATCGGATGTTTTCAGCAGAGGATTTATTTCGAAGAGGGAAGCGTCAATGGATTCATACGCTTTATATAAAGAAGCGACACACTTTGTCATATTCTTGAATGCTTCTCCGCTGAGTCCGAGATTGAACGCAATTTTTCTGCACTGAAAATCTTTCAAGCCAACTTTGGGATCAATTTCTTCTTTAAAAATCCGTTCAGGAGTTTTTGCTGCCACTTCTTCAATTTCCATTCCGCCTTCCTGAGAATAGATAATCATGTTTCTTCCAATCGCGCGGTTGAGCAGCACGCTCATGTAATATTCTTTTGTAGGAGTTTCTCCGGGATAGTAAACATCCTGTGCAATCAAAACCTTGTGAACAATTTTTCCGTGAGGTCCTGTTTGTCGCGAAACAAGATTCATCCCGAGAATTGCTTTTGCTTTTTCTTTTACATCATCCAGCGTTTTCGCCATCTTCACTCCTCCGGCTTTTCCTCTTCCGCCTGCGTGCACCTGCGCTTTCACAATCCAGATGGGAGTGTTGGTTTCTTTCTGAAGTTCTTTTGCAACTTCAAATGCTTGTTCTACTGTTTCGGCAACTTTGCCTTCCTGAATGGAAACACCGAAACTTTTTAAGATTTGTTTGCCTTGATATTCGTGGAGGTTCATAATTGATTGTTTGAGGAGATTTAGTAATGCGAATATAACAATAGATATAAATGGCAGGCAGGTGAGAAAATGGGAAAGTGTGCTGATGTGCCGGCTCATTTTCTCACTCTCTCACTTTCTCTCTTTCGTATATTAGCATTCGGTATGATACAAGCAAACGATGTTTATAAGTCTTATGGAACTCTTCATGTATTGAAAGGAGTTTCGCTCGAAGTAAAGAAAGGGGAAATCGTTTCTATCGTGGGCGCTTCGGGAGCAGGAAAGACAACACTACTTCAAATACTCGGAACGCTTGACAGAGCGGATAATGGAGAAGTAAAAATCAATGACACTAATCTCAGAACTCTCAGCGAACGAAAACTTTCAGATTTCAGAAATAAACAAATAGGTTTTGTATTTCAGTTTCATCATTTACTTCCGGAATTCACAGCGCTGGAAAATGTTTGCCTGCCAGCTTTCATTGCTGGAAAAACAAAAACCGAAGCAGAAGCAAAGGCGAATGAACTATTAAACTTTCTTGGGCTTACAGAACGGGCGCACCACAAAC containing:
- the sucC gene encoding ADP-forming succinate--CoA ligase subunit beta translates to MNLHEYQGKQILKSFGVSIQEGKVAETVEQAFEVAKELQKETNTPIWIVKAQVHAGGRGKAGGVKMAKTLDDVKEKAKAILGMNLVSRQTGPHGKIVHKVLIAQDVYYPGETPTKEYYMSVLLNRAIGRNMIIYSQEGGMEIEEVAAKTPERIFKEEIDPKVGLKDFQCRKIAFNLGLSGEAFKNMTKCVASLYKAYESIDASLFEINPLLKTSDNKIVAVDSKVALDENALYRHPDYAAMRDKLEEDPTEVEAGEHELNYVKLDGNVGCMVNGAGLAMATMDIIKLSGGEPANFLDVGGTANAQRVEVAFRIILKDPNVKAILVNIFGGIVRCDRVAQGIVDAYKNMGNISVPIIVRLQGTNAVEAKKIIDNSGLKVHSAIELQEAADLVQKVLK
- a CDS encoding ABC transporter ATP-binding protein, whose translation is MIQANDVYKSYGTLHVLKGVSLEVKKGEIVSIVGASGAGKTTLLQILGTLDRADNGEVKINDTNLRTLSERKLSDFRNKQIGFVFQFHHLLPEFTALENVCLPAFIAGKTKTEAEAKANELLNFLGLTERAHHKPSELSGGEQQRVAVARALINNPSVILADEPSGNLDSATAKELHNLFFTLREKFQQTFVIVTHNEELANMADRKLTMKDGMISN